One segment of Enterobacter ludwigii DNA contains the following:
- a CDS encoding YgiW/YdeI family stress tolerance OB fold protein: protein MKKFAAIAAIMMMTTAPVFAAQGGFNGPSAAQTQAQTQAGGFVDNDANLTTAVKVKDMKDDSWVKLRGNITQRLSDDRYTFRDETGTVNVEIDHKRWNGVTVTPQDKVEIQGKVDKEWNDFEIDVKQVIKLNK from the coding sequence ATGAAAAAATTCGCTGCGATTGCCGCCATCATGATGATGACCACTGCCCCTGTTTTTGCTGCACAGGGCGGATTTAACGGCCCCTCTGCCGCACAAACCCAGGCCCAGACGCAGGCGGGCGGTTTTGTCGATAATGACGCGAACCTCACCACCGCGGTGAAAGTGAAGGACATGAAGGACGACAGCTGGGTGAAGCTGCGCGGGAACATCACTCAGCGCCTGTCTGATGACCGCTACACCTTCCGCGATGAGACCGGTACGGTTAACGTGGAGATTGACCACAAGCGCTGGAACGGCGTGACCGTAACCCCGCAGGATAAGGTGGAAATTCAGGGTAAAGTCGATAAAGAGTGGAACGATTTTGAAATCGACGTGAAGCAGGTTATCAAACTGAACAAATAA
- the qseB gene encoding quorum sensing response regulator transcription factor QseB, with amino-acid sequence MRILLVEDDKLIGDGIKAGLSKMGFSVDWFTDGKTGQTALHSAPYDAVVLDLTLPEIDGLEILRAWRESGRREPVLILTARDALNQRVEGLRLGADDYLCKPFALIEVAARLEALVRRSHGQTRSELHHGKVTLDPTSLVATLDGETLTLKPKEFALLELLMRNAGRVLPRKLIEEKLYTWDDDVSSNAVEVHVHHLRRKLGSEFIRTVHGIGYTLGDA; translated from the coding sequence ATGCGCATTTTACTGGTTGAAGACGACAAGTTGATCGGCGATGGCATCAAGGCGGGTTTAAGCAAAATGGGCTTTAGCGTGGACTGGTTCACCGACGGAAAAACCGGCCAGACCGCGCTTCATTCTGCACCGTATGATGCCGTAGTGCTGGATCTGACGCTGCCGGAAATCGACGGACTGGAGATTCTGCGCGCCTGGCGCGAAAGCGGACGCCGCGAGCCGGTATTGATTCTGACGGCGCGGGATGCGTTGAACCAGCGTGTCGAAGGGCTGCGTCTGGGGGCGGATGATTACCTGTGCAAGCCCTTTGCACTGATCGAAGTGGCTGCCCGCCTTGAGGCGCTGGTGCGCCGAAGCCACGGCCAGACCCGCAGCGAGTTGCACCATGGAAAGGTCACGCTCGATCCCACCAGTCTCGTGGCCACGCTGGACGGCGAAACGCTGACGCTCAAGCCGAAAGAGTTCGCCCTGCTGGAGCTGCTGATGCGTAACGCGGGCCGCGTGCTGCCGCGCAAGCTGATCGAGGAAAAGCTCTACACCTGGGACGACGACGTCTCCAGCAACGCCGTTGAAGTCCACGTCCACCATCTTCGTCGTAAACTGGGCAGCGAATTTATCCGCACCGTGCACGGTATCGGCTATACCCTGGGTGACGCATGA